From the Streptomyces syringium genome, one window contains:
- a CDS encoding GuaB1 family IMP dehydrogenase-related protein: MRFLNDQKPPYDLTYDDVFMVPSRSAVGSRQGVDLSAPDGTGTTIPLVVANMTAIAGRRMAETVARRGGLVVIPQDIPIEVVTDVISWVKSRHLVLDTPIVLAPTQTVADALSLLHKRAHGAGVVVDGEQRPVGVVTESDLTGVDRFTQLTEVMSTELLLLDADIDPREAFNQLDAAHRKLAPAVDKDGRLAGILTRKGALRATLYTPATDAEGKLRIAAAVGINGDVAGKAKQLLEAGADTIVVDTAHGHQESMISAIKAVRALDPRVPIVAGNIVAAEGVRDLIEAGADIIKVGVGPGAMCTTRMMTGVGRPQFSAVLECAAEAKKFGKHVWADGGVRHPRDVAMALAAGASNVMVGSWFAGTFESPGDLQQTAEGRLYKESFGMASARAVRNRTSEESAYDRARKGLFEEGISTSRMFLDPARPGVEDLIDSIIAGVRSSCTYAGAGSLEEFAERAVVGVQSAAGYAEGKPLHASWQ; encoded by the coding sequence GTGCGTTTCCTCAATGACCAGAAGCCGCCGTACGACCTGACGTACGACGATGTGTTCATGGTGCCGAGCCGCTCCGCGGTCGGTTCCCGGCAGGGCGTCGACCTGTCGGCGCCGGACGGGACCGGCACCACCATCCCGCTCGTGGTCGCCAACATGACCGCGATCGCAGGCCGGCGGATGGCCGAGACGGTCGCCCGCCGCGGTGGCCTCGTCGTCATCCCCCAGGACATTCCGATCGAGGTCGTCACCGACGTCATCTCCTGGGTCAAGAGCCGGCACCTGGTGCTCGACACCCCCATCGTCCTCGCCCCCACCCAGACCGTCGCCGACGCGCTGTCGCTGCTGCACAAGCGGGCGCACGGCGCGGGCGTCGTCGTCGACGGCGAGCAGCGTCCGGTCGGTGTCGTCACCGAGTCGGACCTGACCGGTGTGGACCGCTTCACCCAGCTGACCGAGGTCATGTCGACGGAGCTGCTGCTCCTCGACGCCGACATCGACCCGCGCGAGGCGTTCAACCAGCTCGACGCGGCCCACCGCAAGCTGGCCCCCGCGGTCGACAAGGACGGCCGTCTCGCCGGCATCCTGACCCGCAAGGGCGCCCTGCGCGCGACGCTGTACACCCCCGCCACCGACGCGGAGGGCAAGCTGCGCATCGCCGCGGCCGTCGGCATCAACGGCGATGTGGCCGGCAAGGCCAAGCAGCTGCTGGAGGCCGGTGCGGACACGATCGTCGTGGACACCGCGCACGGTCACCAGGAGTCGATGATCAGCGCGATCAAGGCGGTCCGCGCGCTCGACCCGCGGGTCCCGATCGTGGCGGGCAACATCGTCGCCGCCGAGGGCGTACGCGACCTCATCGAGGCCGGCGCGGACATCATCAAGGTCGGTGTGGGCCCCGGCGCCATGTGCACCACCCGCATGATGACCGGTGTCGGCCGTCCGCAGTTCTCCGCCGTCCTGGAGTGCGCCGCCGAGGCCAAGAAGTTCGGCAAGCACGTCTGGGCCGACGGCGGCGTCCGGCACCCGCGCGACGTGGCCATGGCGCTCGCCGCCGGCGCGTCCAACGTGATGGTGGGCTCCTGGTTCGCCGGTACGTTCGAGTCCCCGGGTGACCTCCAGCAGACCGCCGAGGGGCGGCTGTACAAGGAGAGCTTCGGCATGGCCTCGGCCCGCGCCGTGCGCAACCGCACGAGCGAGGAGTCGGCCTACGACCGGGCGCGCAAGGGCCTGTTCGAGGAGGGCATCTCCACCTCCCGCATGTTCCTCGACCCGGCCCGCCCGGGCGTCGAGGACCTGATCGACTCGATCATCGCGGGCGTCCGCTCCTCCTGCACCTACGCGGGCGCGGGCTCCCTGGAGGAGTTCGCCGAGCGCGCCGTCGTCGGCGTGCAGAGCGCCGCGGGTTACGCGGAGGGCAAGCCGCTGCACGCCAGCTGGCAGTAA
- the rpe gene encoding ribulose-phosphate 3-epimerase codes for MAVQINPSILSADFARLAEEAEAVKGADWLHVDVMDNHFVPNLTLGVPVVESLSRATGTPLDCHLMIADPDRWAPQYVEAGAGSVTFHAEAAAAPVRLAREIRAKGARASMALKPATPIEPYEDLLPELDMLLIMTVEPGFGGQAFLDIMLPKIRRTRELISRHGLELWLQVDGGVSADTIERCAEAGADVFVAGSAVYGKEDPAAAVRALRAQAEDATAAAAWACTH; via the coding sequence ATGGCCGTGCAGATCAACCCCAGCATCCTGTCCGCGGACTTCGCCCGCCTCGCCGAGGAGGCGGAGGCCGTCAAGGGCGCCGACTGGCTCCATGTCGACGTGATGGACAATCACTTCGTGCCCAACCTGACGCTCGGCGTGCCGGTCGTCGAGTCGCTGAGCCGGGCCACCGGGACACCGCTGGACTGCCATCTGATGATCGCGGACCCGGACCGCTGGGCGCCGCAGTACGTCGAGGCCGGGGCGGGGTCCGTCACCTTCCACGCCGAGGCCGCCGCCGCGCCGGTGCGCCTCGCGCGGGAGATCCGGGCCAAGGGGGCGCGGGCCTCCATGGCGCTCAAGCCGGCGACGCCGATCGAGCCGTACGAGGATCTGCTGCCCGAGCTGGACATGCTGCTGATCATGACGGTGGAGCCCGGCTTCGGCGGGCAGGCGTTCCTCGACATCATGCTTCCGAAGATCCGCCGGACCCGTGAGCTGATCTCGCGGCACGGTCTGGAGCTGTGGCTCCAGGTCGACGGCGGGGTCTCGGCCGACACCATCGAGCGGTGCGCGGAGGCCGGCGCGGACGTCTTCGTCGCCGGATCCGCCGTGTACGGCAAGGAGGACCCGGCCGCGGCCGTGCGGGCGCTGCGCGCGCAGGCGGAGGACGCCACCGCCGCGGCGGCCTGGGCCTGCACGCACTGA
- a CDS encoding primosomal protein N': protein MSSENGRPGEPAGEQAEQLAFLRETVRKAKVPRAKPRTWRGAELAKELPVARVLVDKGPVHLDRLWDYAVPLELDADAQPGTRVRVRFGAGTRNVRGGRREGGGLLDGYIVDRVAESDYQGPLAAIAQVLSPEPVLGPALFQLCRSVADRYAGSLADVLQLAVPPRHARIEAEASPEPAAPPARPEPGSWARYPTGPAFLDAVARGDAPRAVWTALPGPHWPEELARAAAAALASRRGALIVVPDGRAAARVDAALTAQLGTGRHVLLTADTGPEERYRRWLAVSRGSVRAVVGTRAAMFAPVRDLGLAAIWDDGDSSHSEQHAPQPHAREVLQLRAAHEKAAFLLGGFGCTVEAAQLVDTGWALPLTAPRERVRATAPLIRTVGDADQARDEAARAARLPTLAWQAAREGLKHGPVLVQVPRRGYVPRLACERCREPARCTHCAGPLEAREDDGALHCTWCGLQARDWHCGECGGFRLRAQIVGARRTAEELGRAFPAVPVRTSGRDHVLDTVPDRPAIVVSTPGAEPVAEGGYAAALLLDGWALLGRPDLRAGEEALRRWLGAAALVRGQDAGGTVVVVAEPTLRPVQALVRWDPAGHAVRELADRAELGFPPVSRMAAVAGPPEAVAELIAAARLPDGTEVLGPVPLPVTAPGRPRRAGDPPPGESWERALLRVRPGQGAELAAALKTAQAARLARRDGEPVRLRIDPPDIG from the coding sequence GTGAGCAGCGAGAACGGGCGACCCGGGGAGCCCGCGGGGGAACAGGCGGAGCAGCTCGCGTTCCTGCGCGAGACCGTACGCAAGGCCAAGGTGCCGCGGGCCAAGCCGCGCACCTGGCGGGGGGCCGAGCTGGCCAAGGAGCTGCCCGTCGCGCGCGTCCTGGTCGACAAGGGCCCGGTCCACCTCGACCGCCTGTGGGACTACGCGGTGCCGCTGGAGCTGGACGCCGACGCGCAGCCGGGCACGCGGGTGCGGGTGCGCTTCGGCGCGGGCACCCGCAACGTGCGCGGCGGCCGCCGGGAGGGCGGCGGGCTGCTCGACGGCTACATCGTCGACCGGGTGGCCGAGTCCGACTATCAGGGCCCGCTGGCCGCCATCGCCCAGGTGCTGTCCCCGGAGCCGGTGCTCGGCCCCGCCCTGTTCCAGCTCTGCCGGTCCGTCGCGGACCGTTACGCGGGCTCCCTCGCCGATGTCCTGCAGCTGGCCGTGCCGCCCCGGCACGCCCGTATCGAGGCCGAGGCGTCGCCCGAGCCGGCGGCTCCGCCCGCGCGGCCGGAGCCCGGCAGCTGGGCCCGCTATCCGACGGGGCCCGCCTTCCTCGACGCCGTGGCACGGGGTGACGCCCCCCGGGCGGTGTGGACCGCGCTGCCCGGCCCGCACTGGCCCGAGGAGCTGGCGCGGGCCGCCGCCGCGGCGCTCGCCTCGCGCCGCGGCGCGCTGATCGTCGTGCCGGACGGCCGGGCCGCGGCCCGGGTCGACGCCGCGCTCACCGCACAGCTCGGCACCGGCCGCCATGTGCTGCTGACCGCCGACACCGGGCCCGAGGAGCGTTACCGCCGCTGGCTCGCGGTCAGCCGTGGTTCCGTACGGGCCGTGGTGGGCACCCGGGCCGCGATGTTCGCCCCCGTCCGCGACCTCGGCCTCGCGGCCATCTGGGACGACGGCGACTCCAGCCACAGCGAGCAGCACGCCCCGCAGCCGCACGCGCGCGAGGTGCTCCAGCTGCGGGCCGCGCACGAGAAGGCCGCGTTCCTGCTCGGCGGGTTCGGCTGCACGGTCGAGGCGGCGCAGCTCGTGGACACCGGCTGGGCACTGCCGCTGACCGCCCCGCGCGAGCGGGTGCGGGCCACCGCCCCCCTGATCCGCACGGTCGGGGACGCCGACCAGGCGCGGGACGAGGCGGCCCGCGCCGCCCGGCTGCCCACGCTCGCCTGGCAGGCCGCCCGGGAGGGCCTCAAGCACGGCCCCGTGCTCGTCCAGGTGCCGCGCCGTGGGTACGTGCCCCGGCTGGCCTGTGAGCGGTGCCGGGAGCCCGCCCGGTGCACGCACTGCGCCGGCCCGCTGGAGGCGCGCGAGGATGACGGCGCGCTGCACTGCACGTGGTGCGGGCTCCAGGCCCGGGACTGGCACTGCGGGGAGTGCGGGGGCTTCCGGCTGCGCGCACAGATCGTGGGGGCCCGGCGCACCGCCGAGGAGCTGGGCCGCGCGTTTCCCGCCGTGCCCGTACGGACCTCCGGGCGCGACCACGTGCTGGACACGGTTCCGGACCGGCCCGCCATCGTCGTCTCCACACCCGGCGCCGAGCCCGTGGCCGAGGGCGGTTACGCGGCGGCCCTGCTGCTGGACGGCTGGGCCCTCCTCGGCCGCCCCGACCTGCGGGCGGGCGAGGAGGCGCTGCGCCGCTGGCTCGGCGCGGCGGCCCTGGTGCGGGGCCAGGACGCGGGCGGCACCGTGGTCGTCGTCGCCGAGCCGACGCTGCGGCCCGTGCAGGCGCTGGTCCGCTGGGACCCGGCCGGACACGCGGTGCGTGAGCTGGCCGACCGCGCCGAGCTGGGCTTCCCGCCCGTGTCCCGGATGGCCGCGGTCGCCGGCCCCCCGGAGGCCGTCGCCGAGCTGATCGCCGCGGCGCGGCTGCCGGACGGCACCGAGGTGCTCGGCCCGGTGCCGCTGCCGGTGACGGCGCCCGGCCGGCCGCGCCGCGCGGGTGACCCGCCACCGGGGGAGAGCTGGGAGCGGGCCCTGCTGCGGGTGCGCCCCGGGCAGGGGGCCGAGCTGGCCGCCGCCCTCAAGACGGCCCAGGCGGCGAGGCTGGCGCGCCGTGACGGGGAGCCCGTCCGCCTGCGCATCGATCCTCCGGACATCGGCTAG
- a CDS encoding Lrp/AsnC family transcriptional regulator, which yields MRLNDLDERIVHALAEDARRSYADIGTEVGLSAPAVKRRVDRLRAEGAITGFTVRVDPAALGWETEGFIEIYCRRNTSPEAIHRGLSRYPEVASASTVTGEADAIVQVFASDMRHFERVLERIAGEPFVERTKSVLVLSPLLRRFSSGAPS from the coding sequence GTGCGACTGAACGATCTCGACGAACGCATCGTCCACGCCCTCGCCGAGGACGCCCGGCGCTCCTACGCCGACATCGGCACCGAGGTCGGTCTGTCCGCGCCCGCCGTCAAGCGGCGCGTGGACAGGCTGCGCGCCGAGGGAGCCATCACCGGCTTCACCGTCCGGGTGGACCCGGCGGCGCTCGGCTGGGAGACCGAGGGCTTCATCGAGATCTACTGCCGCCGGAACACCTCGCCCGAGGCGATCCACCGCGGACTGTCGCGCTACCCGGAGGTGGCGTCCGCCTCGACCGTCACCGGTGAGGCGGACGCCATCGTCCAGGTCTTCGCCTCCGACATGCGCCACTTCGAGCGCGTGCTGGAGCGCATCGCGGGGGAGCCGTTCGTCGAACGCACCAAGTCGGTGCTGGTGCTCTCCCCGCTGCTGCGCCGCTTCAGCTCCGGCGCGCCCTCCTGA
- a CDS encoding RsmB/NOP family class I SAM-dependent RNA methyltransferase has protein sequence MNDRAPRRQPSRPAKPYRRPQKDPVRILAFEALRAVDERDAYANLVLPPLLRKAREGGGFDARDAALATELVYGTLRRQGTYDAIIASCVDRPLREVDPPVLDVLSLGAHQLLGTRIPAHAAVSASVELARVVLGDGRAKFVNAVLRKITAHDLDSWLERVAPPYEDDAEAHLAVVHSHPRWIVSALWDALGGGRAGIEDLLEADNERPEVTLVARPGRSTVEELLAAVGEDSGLPGRWSPYAVRLAEGGEPGALQAVAEGRAGVQDEGSQLVALALANAPVEGPDARWLDGCAGPGGKAAMLGALAAQRGASLLASEKQPHRARLVERALAGNPGPYQVIAADGTRPPWRPESFDRVLVDVPCTGLGALRRRPEARWRRRPEDLDGFAPLQRGLLREALAAVRVGGVVGYATCSPHPAETRAVVEDVLKGRGGPAASAEWIDARPLMPGVPALGDGPDVQLWPHMHGTDAMYLALLRRTA, from the coding sequence GTGAACGATCGCGCGCCGCGTCGCCAGCCCAGCCGCCCTGCGAAGCCCTACCGCCGTCCCCAGAAGGACCCGGTGCGGATCCTGGCCTTCGAGGCCCTGCGGGCCGTGGACGAGCGGGACGCGTACGCGAACCTCGTGCTGCCGCCGCTGCTGCGCAAGGCCCGCGAGGGCGGCGGCTTCGACGCGCGGGACGCGGCGCTGGCCACGGAGCTGGTCTACGGCACGCTCCGCCGCCAGGGCACCTACGACGCGATCATCGCGTCCTGCGTCGACCGGCCGCTGCGCGAGGTGGACCCCCCAGTGCTGGACGTGCTGAGCCTCGGCGCGCACCAGCTGCTCGGTACGCGCATCCCCGCCCACGCCGCGGTGTCGGCCAGCGTCGAGCTGGCGCGGGTCGTCCTCGGCGACGGCCGGGCCAAGTTCGTCAACGCGGTGCTTCGGAAGATCACCGCTCATGACCTCGACAGTTGGCTGGAACGAGTCGCTCCGCCGTACGAGGACGACGCCGAGGCGCACCTCGCCGTCGTCCACTCGCACCCGCGCTGGATCGTCTCCGCCCTGTGGGACGCCCTCGGTGGCGGCCGGGCCGGCATCGAGGATCTGCTGGAGGCCGACAACGAACGGCCCGAGGTCACCCTCGTCGCCCGCCCCGGGCGCTCGACGGTCGAGGAGCTGCTCGCCGCGGTGGGCGAGGACTCGGGCCTGCCCGGCCGCTGGTCGCCGTACGCCGTGCGGCTCGCCGAGGGCGGCGAGCCCGGCGCGCTCCAGGCCGTCGCCGAGGGCCGCGCGGGCGTCCAGGACGAGGGCAGCCAGCTGGTCGCCCTCGCCCTGGCCAACGCCCCGGTGGAGGGCCCCGACGCCCGCTGGCTGGACGGCTGTGCGGGGCCCGGCGGCAAGGCCGCGATGCTCGGCGCGCTCGCCGCGCAGCGCGGCGCGAGCCTGCTGGCCTCCGAGAAGCAGCCGCACCGCGCCCGGCTCGTCGAGCGGGCCCTGGCCGGCAACCCCGGCCCGTACCAGGTCATCGCCGCGGACGGCACCCGCCCGCCGTGGCGCCCGGAGTCCTTCGACCGGGTCCTCGTCGACGTGCCCTGCACCGGCCTCGGCGCGCTGCGCCGCCGCCCCGAGGCCCGCTGGCGCCGCCGCCCCGAGGACCTGGACGGCTTCGCACCGCTCCAGCGCGGGCTGCTGCGCGAGGCGCTGGCCGCCGTCCGGGTCGGCGGCGTGGTCGGCTACGCGACCTGCTCCCCGCATCCGGCCGAGACCCGCGCGGTCGTCGAGGACGTGCTCAAGGGCCGGGGCGGCCCGGCGGCGAGCGCCGAGTGGATCGACGCCCGGCCGCTGATGCCGGGTGTGCCCGCACTGGGCGACGGCCCCGACGTCCAGCTGTGGCCGCACATGCACGGCACGGACGCCATGTACCTGGCCCTGCTGCGCCGGACGGCCTGA
- a CDS encoding amino acid permease, with product MLDQGTAPPASDDAQSSPRPTAGLGARLMRRKPVERLVSEGGQGEGGSLRRSLGMWQLTMISIGATLGTGIFVVLGEAVPKAGPAVVISFVIAGLTALFSALSYAELAGTIPVSGSSYSYAYATLGEIIAWVCGWCLILEYGVSVAAVAVGWGEYLNELLDGTIGVTIPAALSNPPGTDGGYFNLPALLVVLLCMAFLLGGAKESARANTIMVGVKIAALLLFCAVAFMGIRAGNYKPFMPLGLGGVSAAGASLFFSYIGFDAASTAGEEAKNPKKDLPKAIMLSLLIVTAIYVLVAAIAVGAMPWGDFEGSEAALAGIMKDVTGQSFWAVLLAAGAVIAIASVVLTVLYGQTRILFAMSRDGLVPKTFSKVHEKTGVPRANTIIVSVFCGLLAAAVPLGELANATSIGTLFAFALVNVAVIVLFFTRPDMKRSFKVPLSGIRIPLGSRRVPLAPVFPAIGFGFCVYMMLNLPGITWQWFGGWMAVGLVIYFLYGKSRSRLALEETQVTLEK from the coding sequence GTGTTGGACCAGGGCACAGCGCCACCCGCCTCGGACGACGCCCAGTCGTCCCCGCGGCCCACCGCCGGTCTCGGCGCCCGCCTCATGCGGCGCAAGCCCGTCGAGCGGCTGGTGTCCGAGGGCGGTCAGGGCGAGGGCGGCTCGCTGCGGCGCTCGCTGGGCATGTGGCAGCTCACGATGATCAGCATCGGTGCCACGCTCGGCACCGGCATCTTCGTGGTCCTCGGCGAGGCCGTGCCCAAGGCCGGCCCGGCCGTGGTCATCTCGTTCGTCATCGCCGGCCTCACGGCCCTCTTCTCGGCCCTGTCCTACGCGGAGCTGGCCGGCACCATCCCGGTCTCCGGCTCCTCGTACTCCTACGCCTACGCGACCCTCGGCGAGATCATCGCCTGGGTCTGCGGCTGGTGCCTGATCCTGGAGTACGGCGTCTCCGTCGCGGCGGTCGCCGTCGGCTGGGGCGAGTACCTCAATGAACTGCTCGACGGCACGATCGGCGTGACCATCCCCGCCGCGCTGTCCAACCCGCCCGGCACCGACGGCGGCTACTTCAATCTGCCCGCGCTGCTCGTCGTCCTGCTGTGCATGGCCTTCCTGCTCGGCGGGGCCAAGGAGAGCGCCCGCGCCAACACCATCATGGTCGGCGTGAAGATCGCGGCGCTGCTGCTCTTCTGCGCCGTCGCCTTCATGGGCATCCGCGCCGGCAACTACAAGCCGTTCATGCCGCTCGGCCTCGGTGGCGTCTCCGCCGCCGGTGCCAGCCTGTTCTTCTCCTACATCGGCTTCGACGCCGCCTCCACCGCGGGCGAGGAGGCCAAGAACCCGAAGAAGGACCTGCCCAAGGCGATCATGCTGTCGCTGCTCATCGTGACCGCGATCTACGTCCTGGTCGCCGCGATCGCCGTCGGCGCCATGCCGTGGGGTGACTTCGAGGGCTCCGAGGCCGCGCTCGCCGGGATCATGAAGGACGTCACGGGCCAGAGCTTCTGGGCCGTGCTCCTCGCCGCCGGTGCCGTCATCGCCATCGCCAGCGTCGTCCTGACCGTCCTCTACGGCCAGACCCGCATCCTCTTCGCGATGTCCCGCGACGGGCTCGTCCCCAAGACCTTCTCCAAGGTCCACGAGAAGACCGGCGTGCCGCGCGCGAACACCATCATCGTCTCGGTGTTCTGCGGTCTCCTCGCCGCGGCCGTGCCGCTGGGCGAGCTCGCCAACGCCACCAGCATCGGCACGCTCTTCGCCTTCGCGCTGGTCAACGTCGCCGTCATCGTGCTGTTCTTCACCCGTCCGGACATGAAGCGCAGCTTCAAGGTGCCGCTGTCCGGGATCCGGATCCCGCTCGGCTCGCGCCGGGTGCCGCTCGCCCCGGTCTTCCCGGCCATCGGCTTCGGCTTCTGCGTGTACATGATGCTGAACCTGCCCGGCATCACCTGGCAGTGGTTCGGCGGCTGGATGGCGGTCGGACTCGTGATCTACTTCCTGTACGGGAAGAGCCGCTCGCGGCTCGCCCTGGAGGAAACGCAGGTAACCCTAGAGAAGTGA
- the metK gene encoding methionine adenosyltransferase: MSRRLFTSESVTEGHPDKIADQISDTILDALLKEDPTSRVAVETLITTGLVHVAGEVTTKAYAPIASLVRNKILEIGYDSSKKGFDGASCGVSVSIGAQSPDIAQGVDTAYEQRVEGDEDELDKQGAGDQGLMFGYACDETPELMPLPIHLAHRLSRRLSEVRKNGTIPYLRPDGKTQVTIEYDGNKAVRLDTVVVSSQHASDIDLDSLLAPDIREFVVEHVLKELIEDGIKLDTEGYRLLVNPTGRFEIGGPMGDAGLTGRKIIIDTYGGMARHGGGAFSGKDPSKVDRSAAYAMRWVAKNVVAAGLATRCEVQVAYAIGKAEPVGLFVETFGTATVEVEKIETAIAEVFDLRPAAIIRDLDLLRPIYAQTAAYGHFGRELPDFTWERTDRVDALKKAAGL, encoded by the coding sequence GTGTCCCGCCGCCTGTTCACCTCGGAGTCTGTGACCGAAGGTCACCCCGACAAGATCGCTGACCAGATCAGTGACACCATCCTCGACGCGCTCCTGAAGGAGGACCCGACGTCCCGGGTCGCCGTCGAGACCTTGATCACCACCGGCCTCGTGCACGTCGCCGGCGAGGTGACGACGAAGGCTTACGCGCCGATCGCCTCTCTGGTGCGCAACAAGATCCTCGAGATCGGTTACGACTCGTCCAAGAAGGGCTTCGACGGCGCTTCCTGTGGCGTCTCGGTCTCCATCGGCGCGCAGTCGCCGGACATCGCCCAGGGTGTCGACACCGCGTACGAGCAGCGGGTCGAGGGCGACGAGGACGAGCTCGACAAGCAGGGCGCCGGCGACCAGGGCCTGATGTTCGGCTACGCCTGCGACGAGACCCCCGAGCTGATGCCGCTGCCGATCCACCTGGCGCACCGGCTCTCCCGCCGTCTGTCGGAGGTCCGCAAGAACGGGACCATCCCCTACCTGCGCCCCGACGGCAAGACCCAGGTCACCATCGAGTACGACGGCAACAAGGCCGTGCGCCTGGACACCGTGGTCGTCTCCTCGCAGCACGCGTCCGACATCGACCTGGACTCGCTGCTCGCTCCCGACATCCGCGAGTTCGTCGTCGAGCACGTCCTCAAGGAGCTGATCGAGGACGGCATCAAGCTCGACACCGAGGGCTACCGCCTCCTGGTCAACCCGACCGGCCGCTTCGAGATCGGCGGCCCGATGGGCGATGCCGGTCTGACCGGCCGCAAGATCATCATCGACACCTACGGCGGCATGGCCCGTCACGGCGGCGGTGCCTTCTCGGGCAAGGACCCGTCCAAGGTCGACCGCTCCGCCGCGTACGCGATGCGCTGGGTCGCGAAGAACGTGGTCGCCGCCGGTCTCGCCACGCGCTGCGAGGTGCAGGTCGCGTACGCGATCGGCAAGGCCGAGCCGGTGGGTCTGTTCGTCGAGACCTTCGGGACCGCCACGGTCGAGGTCGAGAAGATCGAGACCGCGATCGCCGAGGTCTTCGACCTCCGTCCGGCCGCGATCATCCGCGACCTGGACCTGCTCCGTCCGATCTACGCGCAGACCGCCGCGTACGGCCACTTCGGCCGTGAGCTGCCCGACTTCACGTGGGAGCGCACGGACCGCGTGGACGCGCTGAAGAAGGCCGCGGGCCTGTAA
- the fmt gene encoding methionyl-tRNA formyltransferase encodes MRLVFAGTPEVAVPALDALLASDRHEVVAVVTRPDAPAGRGRRLVASPVAQRAEEAGIEVLKPAKPREPDFLARLREIAPDCCPVVAYGALLPKAALEIPAHGWVNLHFSLLPAWRGAAPVQHAILAGDEVTGASTFLIEEGLDSGPVFGVLTEQVRPTDTSGDLLTRLAFAGSGLLLATMDGIEDGTLKAVQQPADGISLAPKINVEDAQLDWSAPALRVDRVVRGCAPAPGAWTLFRGERLKVMSVAPAPDRTGLAPGEIAAAKNSLHVGTGSHAVELLWVQPQGKKPMKAADWARGVRIAAGERLGGA; translated from the coding sequence ATGAGGCTCGTCTTCGCCGGTACCCCCGAGGTCGCCGTACCCGCCCTCGACGCCCTGCTCGCCTCGGACCGGCACGAGGTCGTCGCCGTGGTCACCCGGCCCGACGCCCCCGCCGGGCGCGGCCGCCGGCTCGTCGCGAGCCCCGTCGCCCAGCGCGCGGAGGAGGCCGGGATCGAGGTGCTCAAGCCCGCCAAGCCGCGCGAGCCGGACTTCCTCGCCCGGCTCCGCGAGATCGCCCCCGACTGCTGCCCGGTCGTCGCCTACGGCGCGCTGCTGCCCAAGGCCGCCCTGGAGATCCCCGCCCACGGCTGGGTCAACCTGCACTTCTCGCTGCTGCCCGCGTGGCGCGGCGCGGCCCCCGTGCAGCACGCGATCCTCGCGGGCGACGAGGTCACCGGAGCCTCCACCTTCCTGATCGAGGAGGGGCTCGACTCCGGACCCGTCTTCGGCGTGCTGACCGAGCAGGTCCGGCCCACCGACACCAGCGGCGACCTGCTCACCCGGCTCGCGTTCGCCGGGTCCGGGCTGCTCCTGGCGACCATGGACGGCATCGAGGACGGCACCCTCAAGGCCGTGCAGCAGCCCGCCGACGGCATCTCCCTCGCCCCGAAGATCAATGTCGAGGACGCCCAGCTGGACTGGTCCGCGCCGGCCCTGCGCGTCGACCGCGTGGTGCGCGGCTGCGCCCCCGCCCCCGGCGCCTGGACGCTCTTCCGGGGTGAGCGGCTGAAGGTCATGTCGGTGGCCCCGGCCCCCGACCGCACCGGCCTGGCGCCCGGCGAGATCGCCGCCGCGAAGAACTCCCTGCACGTCGGCACCGGTTCGCACGCCGTGGAGCTCCTGTGGGTCCAGCCGCAGGGGAAGAAGCCGATGAAGGCCGCCGACTGGGCCCGCGGTGTCCGTATCGCCGCAGGCGAGCGGCTCGGCGGCGCGTAA
- a CDS encoding sugar-binding transcriptional regulator: protein MGPAELVQAAAMARRFYLEGKSKIQIAEEFGVSRFKVARVLETALERDLVRIEIRVPAELDAERSDALRARYGLRHAVVVESPADASDDAPDPENLGEVAADLLGELVNEGDVLGLAWGRSTIHMAAALHRLPPCTVVQLTGVYDAGTAERGSVEAVRRAAQVSGGEAHPIYAPMLLPDSATAAALRGQTGIARAFDYFDKVTVAAVSIGSWAPGISTVYDMLGEEERAHYASLGAAAEMSAHLFDAEGRRIGRDLGERCITVEADRLRRIPEVVAIAGGLRKAAAIGAVLRSGLVTSLVTDTAAADYLLLETGPGPRPALDRADPDGA, encoded by the coding sequence ATGGGGCCCGCCGAGCTGGTGCAGGCGGCGGCCATGGCCCGCCGTTTCTACCTCGAGGGCAAGTCGAAGATCCAGATCGCCGAGGAGTTCGGCGTGAGCCGCTTCAAGGTGGCCCGGGTGCTGGAGACGGCTCTCGAGCGCGATCTCGTGCGGATCGAGATCCGGGTGCCCGCCGAGCTGGACGCGGAGCGTTCCGACGCCCTGCGCGCCCGCTACGGCCTGCGGCACGCGGTCGTCGTCGAGTCCCCGGCCGACGCGAGCGATGACGCGCCCGACCCGGAGAACCTCGGCGAGGTGGCCGCAGACCTGCTCGGCGAACTGGTGAACGAGGGCGATGTGCTCGGCCTCGCCTGGGGCCGCTCGACCATCCACATGGCCGCGGCCCTGCACCGGCTGCCGCCGTGCACGGTCGTCCAGCTCACCGGCGTCTACGACGCGGGCACCGCCGAGCGCGGCTCGGTGGAGGCCGTGCGCCGGGCGGCGCAGGTGTCCGGCGGCGAGGCGCACCCGATCTACGCCCCGATGCTGCTCCCCGACTCGGCCACCGCCGCTGCGCTGCGCGGCCAGACCGGCATCGCCCGCGCCTTCGACTACTTCGACAAGGTCACCGTCGCCGCCGTCTCCATCGGCTCGTGGGCGCCCGGCATCTCGACCGTCTACGACATGCTCGGCGAGGAGGAGCGCGCGCACTACGCCTCGCTCGGGGCGGCCGCCGAGATGTCCGCGCACCTCTTCGACGCCGAGGGCCGCCGCATCGGCCGTGATCTGGGTGAGCGCTGCATCACCGTCGAGGCCGACCGGCTGCGCCGCATACCGGAGGTCGTCGCGATCGCCGGCGGGCTCCGCAAGGCGGCGGCGATCGGCGCGGTGCTGCGCTCCGGGCTGGTCACCAGCCTGGTCACGGACACCGCCGCGGCGGACTATCTGCTGCTGGAGACCGGACCGGGCCCCCGCCCGGCCCTGGACCGCGCGGACCCGGACGGCGCGTAG